In a genomic window of Gadus macrocephalus chromosome 9, ASM3116895v1:
- the LOC132464280 gene encoding titin-like isoform X2 codes for MEANNNGMKTGPEDKAHAPDISVTRDSEVQLTIPKDPKSTPSHDRFVRSVENGARKPDDTAKPAADKEKTIPPKLQITVSTFTVKCGAALKVDLPVTGLPKPKIEWKKDGLAIKETSRLEVSHTASSTSLRIKDANRDNSGHYTITASNSTGTATGAITIVVLERPGPPTAPVKIEEVSSDFVSISWEPPEYTGGCQIDNYVVEKRDTSSTDWQIVSATTVRTAIKVPRLKTGHEYQFRVFAENRYGRSTPISSPNVIAQYPFSKPAASGTPRVTTVTKNNMVVEWEPPTSDGGSPIIGYHLERKEKNSILWTKLNKLVIPDARFKTSGLEEGIEYEFRVLAENIAGPGLYSEISECYVARDPCDPPGTPEVVVITRDHVTLQWAKPKSDGGSTITGYLVEKKDLPDGKWMKANFINVIETQFTVTDLTGGDRYEFRVTARNGAGVWSSPSRSTTVTAEDVIEAPTISLDAKYNSTYVIKAGDTFTIDANYSGKPLPQVRWLKDGREIDKSTPKMDVKTDLTRTILTVRDSARVDGGNYALNVNNMGGTKTVPVNVKVLDRPGPPAGPLKVKVVSAEKCTLYWNQPMNDGGASVTHYVIEKRETSRVSWTVVEPSIESISYKVNNLVSGKEYIFRIIPVNKYGVGEPLESEPFVAQNPFTTPSSPSAPEASAVTGDSVLLMWHRPESDGGSEIDGYILEKRDKDGIRWSKCNKRRLNDLRFRCPGLSEGHFYEFRVSAENAAGVGAPSVPSEYIKICEATYPPGPPTNPKVTDHSGTTVSLAWSKPIYNGGSTITGFVVKMKEATDDDWTTCMPPTGGEDTTYTVKRLRENAEYNFRICAVNLAGHGEYVDLPGPVMAAEKLEAPEIELDAELRKIVNVRSCSTLRLLVAIRGRPDPEVKWSKAEGPLNERAHIEVTSSYTELLIENVNRLDSGKYVLTLENCSGSKSAFINVSVLDSPSAPTNLVVKDVKRDSVSISWEPPHIDGGAKISHYIVEKREEARMTFTAVCSNCVRNSCKIGNLQEGSFYSFRVLAVNDFGVGLPLETTDSVKISEAPLSPGKITAEDVTSNSVRLVWEKPDHDGGSKITCYIVEMQAKEDDTWTVCSELKALETTINGLTTGRDYFFRVTAMNDQGKSEPKPLLTPVSIKDNNVGPIINLMCTAFSVRAGNDLKINVPFKGTPRPEVVWVKNGETLKETNRVNVRTSEISSEITIKEAIRTDVGEYKIKLTNSSGSKSANIFVNVLETPGPPSDLRIDEVSADFVSLSWQPPLYRGGCEVDNYVIEKRDATSSTWQTVSATMARTSIKICRLTQGTEYQFRVAAENRYGKSNFVDSEPVVAQYPFEPPGPPASIHVANASKSVMLVEWSQPESDGGSPVTGYHIECKDQSSILWIKLNRIPLTENQLKVTSIQESLIYEFRVCAENMAGVGPCSKASEPVAARDQCDPPTNLTVTSITSSSVSLSWDKPQYDGGAKITGYIVERKELPQSCWLKCNFTNLQETCFDVTGLTEDDQYDFRVIAKNAAELLSPPSKCTGPVTATHDVDPPNIVVNDGCNQVVVVNAGVLLRIDATITGRPQPMALWSKNSRRIDTKGRFEITSTKTQTSLLIKESTRKDSGQYILTVQNSGGTTSKTFSCKVLDRPGHPAGPLAITGLSAEKCILKWGPPTETGGAEIMHYIVEKCETSRIAWTLLHGDLTSTTCKITKLLKGNEYMFRVRAVNKYGEGEVLESEPTKAVDQFTVPSAPNDVEVTSATSEAMTICWRRPATDGGSSINGYVIEKREKQGLRWTRVNKKPVYDLRVKASGLREGCEYEFRVFAENVAGLSEPSMPSSLTLAEDPKFLPSPPAKPLVIESSRTSITLSWNKPLFDGGAVVTCYRVDYRKTSEDSWSEAVSTTENTEFTVTGLTSGEEYVFVVRSINRIGASEPSPETDPEVAMEREQKPEFNISNEMRKVILVKAGSSFTLTVPFTGKPAPDVSWDKADADLRIQGLINTSSSMTSITVEQATRDDSGKYIVKLQNVAGTASLTLNVRVLDSPGPPASLAVKDVTINTVTVIWDAPENEGGAAVQNYHVDIRDISRKGWTNLTKSCTRLSHRVSDLVEGGIYFFRVTAENEYGVGVPAETKDGTKMIETTSL; via the exons ATGGAAGCCAACAACAATGGA ATGAAAACAGGACCTGAAGACAAAGCTCATGCTCCAGATATAAGTGTGACGCGGGATAGTGAGGTACAGCTCACTATCCCAAAGGACCCCAAGTCGACTCCCAGTCATG ATCGCTTCGTCAGGTCCGTTGAGAATGGAGCACGCAAACCTGACGACACGGCGAAACCGGCTGCTGACAAGGAGAAAACTATTCCACCAAAACTTCAGATCACGGTCAGCACATTCACCGTCAAATGTGGGGCAGCTCTGAAGGTAGACCTCCCAGTGACTGGACTGCCTAAACCAAAGATCGAATGGAAAAAAGATGGTCTTGCGATAAAGGAGACTTCGAGACTGGAGGTTTCACACACAGCGTCGTCGACAAGCCTTCGTATCAAAGATGCAAATAGGGATAATTCCGGCCATTACACCATCACAGCGAGTAACAGCACAGGGACCGCGACTGGAGCAATAACAATAGTTGTTCTAGAAAGGCCTGGGCCACCCACAGCACCCGTAAAGATCGAGGAAGTCAGCTCAGATTTTGTCTCCATCTCTTGGGAGCCACCGGAATACACAGGCGGCTGCCAGATAGACAACTATGTAGTGGAGAAACGCGACACCTCGTCCACAGACTGGCAGATAGTCTCAGCAACAACAGTCAGGACCGCAATTAAAGTCCCCAGGCTAAAGACAGGGCATGAGTACCAGTTCAGAGTGTTTGCTGAAAATAGATATGGAAGAAGTACCCCAATCAGTTCCCCCAACGTCATCGCACAGTATCCCTTCAGTAAGCCAGCGGCCTCTGGCACCCCACGCGTCACCACAGTGACCAAGAACAACATGGTGGTTGAATGGGAGCCTCCCACCAGTGATGGGGGGAGTCCTATCATTGGTTACCACCTCGAACGGAAGGAGAAGAACAGCATTTTGTGGACCAAGTTGAACAAGCTTGTTATTCCCGATGCTCGTTTCAAAACCTCTGGGCTGGAGGAAGGCATTGAATATGAGTTCAGAGTCTTAGCAGAGAACATTGCTGGACCCGGCCTGTATAGTGAGATATCTGAGTGCTACGTGGCTAGAGATCCATGTGACCCACCTGGGACACCAGAGGTGGTTGTCATTACAAGAGACCATGTCACCCTACAGTGGGCAAAACCCAAGAGCGATGGAGGGAGCACCATCACTGGCTACCTTGTAGAAAAAAAGGACCTGCCAGATGGTAAATGGATGAAGGCCAATTTCATCAATGTCATTGAAACCCAGTTCACAGTCACAGATTTGACTGGTGGCGATAGGTACGAGTTCAGAGTCACTGCCAGAAACGGTGCTGGTGTTTGGAGCAGTCCTTCAAGAAGTACAACTGTGACCGCCGAGGATGTCATAGAGGCCCCAACCATATCCTTGGATGCTAAGTACAACAGCACGTATGTGATTAAGGCTGGCGACACCTTTACTATTGATGCCAACTATTCAGGAAAGCCACTCCCACAAGTCAGGTGGCTAAAGGATGGAAGGGAAATCGATAAAAGTACACCCAAAATGGACGTCAAAACCGACCTCACCCGCACAATTCTGACTGTCAGGGACAGTGCACGCGTGGATGGGGGAAACTATGCCTTAAACGTCAATAACATGGGCGGAACTAAAACTGTTCCGGTAAATGTAAAGGTCCTGGATAGACCGGGTCCTCCAGCTGGACCTCTCAAAGTCAAAGTGGTCAGTGCAGAGAAGTGCACTCTTTACTGGAACCAGCCCATGAATGATGGTGGAGCCAGTGTGACCCACTATGTTATTGAGAAGAGGGAAACTAGCCGTGTCTCCTGGACTGTAGTCGAGCCATCAATTGAAAGCATCAGTTACAAAGTGAATAACCTGGTGTCCGGCAAAGAGTACATATTCAGAATTATTCCGGTCAATAAATATGGTGTTGGTGAACCCCTTGAGTCAGAACCCTTCGTGGCACAAAACCCTTTCACAACACCGAGTTCACCATCTGCCCCTGAAGCGAGTGCCGTTACGGGGGACTCTGTACTGCTGATGTGGCATAGGCCAGAAAGTGATGGCGGATCAGAGATTGATGGGTACATCCTTGAGAAACGTGACAAAGACGGTATCAGGTGGTCTAAATGCAACAAGAGAAGGCTGAATGATTTGCGTTTCCGGTGCCCAGGACTCAGTGAAGGACATTTCTATGAGTTTAGAGTATCGGCCGAGAATGCTGCTGGCGTGGGTGCACCCAGTGTTCCGAGTGAATACATTAAGATTTGTGAAGCTACGTACCCACCAGGACCTCCCACCAACCCAAAAGTCACTGACCACTCCGGCACTACTGTGTCTCTGGCCTGGTCCAAGCCCATCTACAATGGTGGATCAACCATAACAGGATTTGTAGTCAAGATGAAAGAGGCTACAGACGATGACTGGACAACATGCATGCCCCCTACTGGAGGAGAGGACACCACATACACCGtcaagagactgagagagaatgCAGAGTATAACTTTCGTATTTGTGCAGTAAACCTTGCTGGCCATGGAGAATATGTGGATCTACCTGGCCCAGTGATGGCTGCAGAAAAACTGGAGGCACCTGAGATTGAGTTGGATGCTGAGTTACGAAAGATTGTGAACGTTCGTTCCTGTTCTACCCTCCGTCTTCTGGTTGCCATTAGAGGGAGGCCAGATCCAGAGGTCAAATGGTCAAAAGCAGAGGGCCCTCTCAATGAACGCGCTCATATTGAGGTAACCAGCTCCTACACTGAGTTACTGATTGAAAATGTCAACAGACTTGACTCAGGCAAGTATGTGTTGACACTTGAAAACTGCAGTGGATCCAAGTCAGCCTTCATCAATGTAAGCGTGCTAGATTCACCAAGCGCACCAACAAATTTAGTGGTTAAGGATGTAAAGAGAGACTCAGTATCCATTTCGTGGGAGCCACCTCACATTGACGGAGGTGCAAAGATCTCACACTACATTgttgagaagagagaggaggccaGAATGACATTTACTGCTGTCTGTAGCAACTGTGTAAGGAACTCATGCAAGATTGGAAATCTACAAGAAGGAAGCTTTTACTCTTTCCGGGTGCTTGCTGTGAATGACTTTGGTGTTGGACTTCCATTGGAGACAACTGACAGCGTCAAGATATCGGAGGCTCCATTGTCTCCTGGTAAAATCACAGCCGAGGATGTTACCTCCAACAGTGTCAGACTTGTATGGGAGAAGCCGGACCACGATGGAGGAAGCAAAATCACATGTTATATTGTGGAGATGCAGGCCAAGGAAGATGACACGTGGACAGTGTGTTCTGAACTCAAAGCACTAGAAACTACAATAAATGGGCTCACAACAGGAAGGGACTATTTCTTCAGAGTGACCGCAATGAATGATCAGGGAAAGAGTGAGCCTAAGCCCCTGTTGACCCCTGTTTCTATAAAAGACAACAATGTTGGACCTATCATTAATTTGATGTGCACCGCATTCAGTGTGAGAGCAGGAAACGATCTGAAAATCAATGTTCCCTTTAAAGGTACACCACGACCAGAGGTGGTTTGGGTAAAAAATGGCGAAACACTAAAAGAGACAAATAGGGTAAATGTACGTACATCTGAGATTTCCTCTGAAATAACCATTAAAGAAGCAATTAGAACGGATGTAGGAGAATACAAGATCAAATTGACCAACTCATCTGGATCAAAATCAGCAAACATATTTGTCAATGTTCTTGAAACCCCCGGACCGCCAAGTGACCTCCGTATTGATGAGGTCAGCGCTGACTTTGTTTCTCTTTCATGGCAGCCTCCATTGTACCGTGGTGGCTGTGAAGTTGATAACTATGTTATCGAGAAGAGAGACGCAACATCCTCCACATGGCAAACTGTATCAGCTACGATGGCTAGAACGTCGATCAAGATCTGCCGTCTTACTCAGGGCACAGAATATCAGTTCCGTGTCGCAGCAGAAAACCGATATGGGAAGAGTAACTTTGTTGACTCCGAACCGGTTGTTGCCCAGTATCCCTTTGaacctccaggccctccagccTCTATCCATGTAGCCAATGCCTCAAAATCTGTCATGCTGGTCGAATGGAGCCAGCCAGAGAGTGATGGAGGAAGCCCAGTGACTGGCTATCACATTGAATGCAAAGATCAAAGCAGCATCCTTTGGATAAAGTTAAACAGAATTCCTCTCACTGAGAACCAGTTGAAGGTCACAAGCATTCAAGAGAGCCTGATATATGAGTTCCGTGTTTGTGCTGAAAATATGGCGGGAGTTGGGCCCTGCAGTAAGGCTTCTGAACCTGTGGCTGCAAGAGATCAGTGTGATCCTCCGACAAACCTCACAGTCACCAGCATAACCAGTAGCTCCGTTTCCCTCTCCTGGGACAAACCACAATATGATGGTGGTGCCAAAATAACCGGTTACATCGTGGAACGCAAAGAGCTCCCACAGAGCTGTTGGCTCAAGTGCAACTTTACAAATCTACAGGAGACCTGCTTTGACGTGACAGGCCTCACTGAGGATGATCAATATGATTTTCGAGTTATTGCCAAGAACGCAGCTGAACTCCTAAGTCCACCATCGAAATGCACTGGACCCGTCACAGCCACGCATGATGTGGATCCACCAAATATTGTCGTTAATGATGGATGTaaccaggtggtggtggtcaacGCAGGAGTACTCCTGAGAATAGATGCTACTATCACAGGACGCCCCCAACCCATGGCATTGTGGTCTAAGAATAGCAGGAGAATTGACACCAAGGGAAGGTTCGAGATAACctccacaaagacacagacctCATTACTTATCAAAGAAAGTACCAGAAAAGACTCCGGACAGTACATCCTGACTGTGCAGAACAGTGGTGGTACCACCTCTAAAACTTTCAGCTGCAAGGTGCTCGACAGACCGGGACACCCAGCGGGTCCTCTGGCAATAACTGGACTCTCGGCGGAAAAATGCATCCTGAAATGGGGGCCCCCTACGGAGACGGGTGGGGCTGAAATAATGCACTACATCGTGGAAAAGTGTGAAACCAGCCGCATTGCGTGGACTCTGCTTCATGGGGACCTGACGTCAACGACGTGCAAAATCACCAAGCTTCTCAAAGGAAATGAATATATGTTCAGGGTGAGGGCGGTGAACAAATACGGCGAGGGTGAGGTTCTCGAGAGCGAGCCCACAAAGGCAGTGGATCAGTTCACCGTTCCATCGGCTCCTAATGACGTCGAAGTTACAAGCGCAACAAGCGAAGCCATGACCATCTGCTGGAGGAGACCGGCCACTGACGGCGGCAGCAGCATCAACGGTTACGTCATTGAAAAGAGGGAAAAGCAGGGTCTTCGATGGACCCGTGTCAATAAAAAGCCTGTGTATGACCTCCGGGTTAAGGCTTCCGGCCTGCGTGAAGGATGCGAGTATGAATTCAGAGTCTTTGCAGAGAATGTGGCAGGGCTAAGTGAGCCGAGTATGCCGTCCTCACTTACTTTGGCTGAGGACCCAAAGTTTCTTCCGTCCCCACCAGCAAAGCCCCTCGTCATCGagtcctccaggacctccatcACCCTGTCCTGGAACAAGCCGCTGTTTGACGGTGGAGCAGTGGTGACCTGTTACAGGGTGGATTACAGGAAAACATCAGAGGACAGTTGGAGCGAAGCTGTTTCAACCACAGAGAACACAGAGTTCACAGTCACTGGGCTCACATCCGGGGAGGAGTATGTGTTTGTCGTCAGATCTATCAATAGAATTGGCGCGAGTGAGCCCAGTCCTGAGACAGATCCGGAGGTTGccatggagagagagcagaaaccCGAATTTAACATCAGCAATGAGATGCGCAAGGTGATCCTTGTCAAAGCCGGCAGCTCTTTCACCTTGACCGTACCGTTTACTGGAAAACCTGCCCCAGATGTGAGCTGGGACAAGGCGGATGCAGACTTGAGAATCCAAGGACTCATCAACACGTCTAGCTCTATGACCTCCATCACAGTGGAACAAGCCACACGCGACGACTCAGGAAAATACATAGTGAAACTGCAGAATGTAGCTGGAACTGCAAGTCTTACCCTAAACGTAAGGGTTCTGGACTCCCCTGGTCCCCCGGCAAGCCTCGCCGTCAAGGATGTGACCATCAACACTGTCACCGTTATCTGGGATGCGCCTGAGAATGAGGGGGGAGCCGCTGTGCAGAACTACCATGTGGACATACGCGACATCAGCAGGAAAGGATGGACCAACCTTACTAAGTCTTGCACACGTCTGTCCCATCGCGTCTCTGATCTGGTGGAGGGGGGCATTTACTTCTTCAGGGTGACCGCGGAAAACGAGTACGGGGTCGGAGTCCCAGCTGAGACCAAGGATGGAACCAAGATGATAG AAACTACGAGCTTGTAG